The genome window TCAAAGAGATTTGTATGAGTTGAAGACTTCTATAAGTGCATTCACTTCGTTCTCTGTAGAGAAAAATTACATAGATAGTATAAGTGCGGGAGCTTTCTATCCATTCATTTCTGAAGATTTAATAGATGAAAACGGAATATTTCTAGGTGTTTCTGGCTCAAACTCCCCAGTTATTTTCAATCCTTATGCCAGAAACAATTACAATATCGTGATTTTAGGCGAAACTGGTTCTGGAAAAAGTATCACAACTAAAGTGTTTTTGAGAAGGCTTAGAAAGAGGATGAGTATCGGAATCAATGGGATAGATCCTGAAAACGAATATGTTAAGGACGTTGTAGCCAAAGAATTAGGCATAACACCAATTATAATAAGGCCAGGGCAAAAACTAGGACTAGATTTGATGAAATTCGTGAGAGAAGGACTGATTGACGCTACTGATGCGGCAGAACTTCTAGCAGATCTGTACTATGTTCCGCAGGAACTGAGACCGAGACTAAGAAGGCTTTTTGTATCTTCCGATGCGGACACTATCTTTCAATTTGTCGATGATCTGAGAGAAAGTAAAACTGAGGACCTTTTGAAGTATTTAGATGGGATAGATGCGCCTCCAGATAGTCAAATTTATGACGGTACTCCAGTAAATATTACAGAAAATGTAGTATTCGGAATAAAAGAATTGAGGAACCAGAGGCTGAAGGTAGTAGTGAGCGCCCTGGTCACGTTGTTGTTACAGAAGAAAATGCTATCTGGAAAACAACTGCTTTTCGTTGATGAAGCATGGATTTTCAGTGAATATCCTGCAGTTCTGAACTTATTACAGGAAGTCGCAAGAAGAGGAAGAAAATACGGTGATATATTCATGTATGTAACGCAGAGACCATGGGACGTTTACGCAACGCCAGAAGGTAGAACGATACTAGAACAATCTGCTACCGCAATTCTACTAAGGCAAAGAGCAGTAGCTACTGAAATTCTTCAAAAATCTTACAATTTAAGCCAAGCTGAGATAGACTATTTGCTGAATGCAAATCCAGGGCAAGGAATAATCAGAGCGGGAAATTACAAACTATCAATTCAGATTCTGCCTACTAAAGAAGAACTAGAGAAATTCTCTACATCGCCAGTGGTGAGCTAGAAAATGCTCAGCCCAATAGAAATTATAAAAATATTTTTGCTTACATCAGCGATAGTTTTTCTATTTTTTAGTGCAATATATTATATTCTATATTTAGCACAGGTTCCGAATTTCAATACAAAATCAATAAAAGTAGTAAGTTTCATTCTTCTACGGTAGACCCAAAATCACCTCCATAAAAATAAATCTATAGTATTAATAAGTGTTTCCTCAAGATTAAATATAAAATCCTTTAGATCAGATAAATCGTCTAGAAAGCAGAGGATGAGCAGCAATCTAAACTCCTCTCTTGTCATGACAAAAGAAACAACAAGCCTCGCCACTCGTGGCGGGGTAAAAGTTTTTAAATACTGAGTACTTTAAAGTATTGTGGAACTGAAGTCCACGAGACATGTAAAGTATCTCTGTAACTATCATTTTGTATGGATACCGAAGTACAGAAGAGACGTTCTCAGAGGAGATATCTCTGAATACACTAAACAAGTCTTAAAATC of Sulfolobus sp. E5-1-F contains these proteins:
- a CDS encoding VirB4 family type IV secretion system protein, which produces MKLFNFQNQKKKEEEYKWYTVEPSPFQLLAQEDQDRLTNNFSNLLNSVNDAVIYIKNVFDEYEYEGNRYQVLITKFFFGTKENSPGFFNMKDTGDPLKERPKVRYEYRDKVLLDDNTYAKVLVVYNYPDYLPDGFVYEYTGIADEIFMKFRQVDQYKAIKMISAARLRAESLLTGNRVTPEIERKVQKLRDLSSTIGGSSRLFEIYLYIIIKGKNELELSEKEKRAKEIANARLLSVEAPPYIQRDLYELKTSISAFTSFSVEKNYIDSISAGAFYPFISEDLIDENGIFLGVSGSNSPVIFNPYARNNYNIVILGETGSGKSITTKVFLRRLRKRMSIGINGIDPENEYVKDVVAKELGITPIIIRPGQKLGLDLMKFVREGLIDATDAAELLADLYYVPQELRPRLRRLFVSSDADTIFQFVDDLRESKTEDLLKYLDGIDAPPDSQIYDGTPVNITENVVFGIKELRNQRLKVVVSALVTLLLQKKMLSGKQLLFVDEAWIFSEYPAVLNLLQEVARRGRKYGDIFMYVTQRPWDVYATPEGRTILEQSATAILLRQRAVATEILQKSYNLSQAEIDYLLNANPGQGIIRAGNYKLSIQILPTKEELEKFSTSPVVS